The Blastococcus sp. HT6-4 genome window below encodes:
- the dapA gene encoding 4-hydroxy-tetrahydrodipicolinate synthase, with translation MTTDPARPFGRVLTAMVTPLAEDGSIDLSGAQQLAAHLVDRGGNDGLVVFGTTGESPTISDAEQHAVLEVVLDAVGDRATILAGVGTYDTAHSIDKARAAERLGVDGLLVVTPYYNRPPQAGLLRHFTSIADSTDLPVMLYDIPVRTGMPIEVETLVRAAEHPRIVAVKDAKADLGAIAWTLARTDLVYYSGEDMLNLPILALGGVGVVSVVGHLVGHRLAELIAAVEAGDLATARAINQSLLPVYTGIFRTQGVITVKAALNALGLPAGPVRPPLVDATPEQIAQLRADLAAGGVSL, from the coding sequence ATGACCACCGACCCCGCCCGGCCGTTCGGGCGCGTCCTGACGGCCATGGTCACCCCGCTGGCCGAGGACGGCTCGATCGACCTCTCCGGCGCGCAGCAGCTGGCCGCGCACCTGGTCGACCGGGGCGGCAACGACGGCCTGGTCGTCTTCGGCACGACGGGGGAGTCGCCCACCATCAGCGACGCCGAGCAGCACGCCGTGCTCGAGGTCGTGCTCGACGCCGTGGGCGACCGGGCCACGATCCTCGCCGGCGTCGGCACCTACGACACCGCGCACTCCATCGACAAGGCCCGCGCGGCCGAGCGCCTCGGGGTCGACGGGCTGCTGGTCGTGACCCCGTACTACAACCGGCCACCGCAGGCCGGGCTGCTCCGGCACTTCACCTCGATCGCCGACAGCACCGACCTGCCGGTGATGCTCTACGACATCCCCGTGCGCACCGGGATGCCCATCGAGGTCGAGACCCTCGTGCGGGCGGCCGAGCACCCGCGGATCGTCGCGGTCAAGGACGCCAAGGCCGACCTGGGCGCGATCGCCTGGACGCTGGCCCGCACCGACCTCGTCTACTACAGCGGCGAGGACATGCTGAACCTGCCGATCCTGGCGTTGGGTGGCGTGGGCGTGGTCAGCGTCGTCGGCCACCTCGTCGGCCACCGGCTGGCCGAGCTGATCGCGGCCGTCGAGGCCGGCGACCTCGCCACCGCCCGGGCGATCAACCAGAGCCTGCTCCCGGTTTACACCGGCATCTTCCGCACCCAGGGCGTCATCACGGTGAAGGCTGCGCTCAACGCGCTCGGCCTGCCGGCCGGACCCGTCCGGCCACCACTGGTCGACGCCACCCCCGAACAGATCGCGCAGCTGCGCGCCGACCTCGCCGCTGGAGGCGTTTCCCTGTGA
- a CDS encoding dihydrofolate reductase: MTQPSSSPDGHSGIALIWAQARNGVIGAGGGLPWHLPEDLALFRRLTTGATVVMGRRTWESLPERFRPLPGRVNVVLTSDPTWSAEGARRAGSVEQVLAEHGSCWVIGGGAVYAAFLPHADRLVVTDVDTAVPGDTWAPSLDGWTRTARTPAEGWSESAPAGLRYALSEYRRPAVGGTGSAGTAR, translated from the coding sequence GTGACGCAGCCGTCGAGCTCGCCGGACGGCCACAGCGGGATCGCGCTCATCTGGGCCCAGGCCCGGAACGGCGTGATCGGCGCCGGAGGCGGCCTGCCCTGGCACCTGCCCGAGGACCTGGCGCTCTTCCGCCGGCTCACCACCGGGGCCACGGTGGTGATGGGCCGGCGCACCTGGGAGTCGCTGCCCGAGCGCTTCCGCCCGCTGCCGGGCCGGGTCAACGTCGTCCTCACGTCGGACCCGACCTGGTCGGCCGAGGGGGCGCGGCGGGCCGGCTCCGTCGAGCAGGTGCTCGCCGAGCACGGCTCCTGCTGGGTGATCGGCGGGGGAGCGGTGTACGCGGCATTCCTGCCGCACGCCGACCGGCTCGTGGTCACCGACGTCGACACCGCCGTCCCGGGGGACACCTGGGCCCCGTCGCTGGACGGCTGGACCCGGACGGCACGCACCCCGGCCGAGGGCTGGTCGGAGTCGGCGCCGGCGGGGCTGCGCTACGCGCTGTCGGAATACCGGCGCCCTGCCGTGGGCGGGACCGGGTCCGCTGGCACGGCTCGGTAG
- a CDS encoding thymidylate synthase: MAAPIDTQYEDLLRRILEQGTPKQDRTGTGTVSLFGERLRYDLSESFPLVTTKKVHFKSVAVELLWFLRGDSNVGWLREHGVTIWDEWASADGELGPVYGVQWRSWPTPDGQQIDQISALLDTLRSDPDSRRMIVSAWNVGALPEMALAPCHALFQFYVADGRLSCQLYQRSADMFLGVPFNIASYALLTRMVAAQVGLEPGDFIWVGGDCHIYSNHVAQVTEQLSREVLPFPTLELAPAPSLFDHAYEDFALRDYRHHPAIRAAVAV; the protein is encoded by the coding sequence GTGGCAGCACCGATCGACACCCAGTACGAGGACCTCCTGCGACGCATCCTCGAGCAGGGGACGCCGAAGCAGGACCGCACCGGGACGGGCACGGTCAGCCTGTTCGGCGAGCGGCTCCGGTACGACCTGTCGGAGAGCTTCCCGCTGGTGACGACCAAGAAGGTGCACTTCAAGTCGGTCGCCGTCGAGCTGCTGTGGTTCCTGCGCGGCGACAGCAACGTCGGCTGGCTGCGCGAGCACGGCGTCACGATCTGGGACGAGTGGGCCTCCGCCGACGGCGAGCTGGGCCCGGTGTACGGGGTGCAGTGGCGTTCGTGGCCGACGCCCGACGGGCAGCAGATCGACCAGATCTCCGCCCTGCTGGACACGCTGCGGTCGGACCCGGACTCCCGCCGCATGATCGTCTCGGCGTGGAACGTCGGCGCCCTGCCGGAGATGGCCCTGGCACCCTGCCACGCGCTGTTCCAGTTCTACGTCGCCGACGGCAGGCTCTCCTGCCAGCTGTACCAGCGCAGCGCCGACATGTTCCTCGGGGTGCCGTTCAACATCGCCAGCTACGCGCTGCTGACCCGCATGGTGGCCGCGCAGGTCGGTCTCGAGCCCGGCGACTTCATCTGGGTGGGCGGCGACTGCCACATCTACAGCAACCACGTCGCGCAGGTGACCGAACAGCTCTCCCGTGAGGTGCTGCCCTTCCCGACGCTGGAACTGGCGCCGGCGCCGTCGCTGTTCGACCACGCCTACGAGGACTTCGCCCTCCGGGACTACCGCCACCACCCCGCGATCCGGGCAGCCGTGGCGGTGTGA
- the thyX gene encoding FAD-dependent thymidylate synthase, with protein MPPIAPLRVQVIAQTQFTPPADVPWETDADGGQALAEFAGRACYESWGRTVPATATNAGYLRHILEVGHLAVLEHGTVSMYLAGVSRSLTHELVRHRHFSYSQLSQRYVPERDAAVVEPAVIAADPELHRRFLAATDAARAAYDELLDGLEERLADVPNATLRRKQARQAARSVLPNATETRIVVTGNYRAWRHFVAMRASEHADVEIREVAIACLRELQRVAGNVFGDFRISALADGTEVAASPFVAEG; from the coding sequence GTGCCACCGATCGCGCCGCTGCGGGTCCAGGTCATCGCGCAGACGCAGTTCACCCCTCCGGCGGACGTGCCCTGGGAGACCGACGCCGACGGCGGTCAGGCGCTGGCCGAGTTCGCCGGTCGCGCCTGCTACGAGTCGTGGGGCAGGACGGTCCCGGCCACGGCGACCAACGCCGGCTACCTGCGGCACATCCTCGAGGTCGGCCACCTCGCGGTGCTCGAGCACGGCACGGTGAGCATGTACCTCGCCGGCGTCTCCCGGTCGCTCACCCACGAGCTGGTCCGCCACCGGCACTTCTCCTACAGCCAGCTGTCCCAGCGCTACGTGCCCGAGCGGGACGCCGCCGTCGTCGAGCCGGCGGTCATCGCCGCGGACCCGGAGCTGCACCGGCGGTTCCTCGCCGCGACCGACGCCGCCCGGGCCGCCTACGACGAGCTCCTCGACGGGCTGGAGGAGCGCCTCGCCGACGTGCCGAACGCCACCCTGCGGCGCAAGCAGGCCCGGCAGGCGGCGCGCTCGGTGCTGCCCAACGCCACCGAGACCCGCATCGTCGTCACCGGGAACTACCGCGCCTGGCGGCACTTCGTCGCCATGCGGGCGAGCGAGCACGCCGACGTGGAGATCCGGGAAGTGGCGATCGCCTGCCTGCGCGAGCTGCAGCGCGTGGCCGGCAACGTGTTCGGCGACTTCCGGATCAGCGCCCTGGCCGACGGCACGGAGGTCGCGGCCAGCCCGTTCGTCGCCGAGGGCTGA
- a CDS encoding DUF1232 domain-containing protein, whose protein sequence is MEWLRVLIAVAGGLLLLWLLMLAVLWRARPDGLTARDALRLLPDLVRLVRRLAADRSLPRGVRVRLWLLLAYLLSPVDLVPDVVPVLGYADDVVVAAWALRAVVRRAGDEALVRHWPGEAAGLAVVRRLAGLSPRTEGLPPHG, encoded by the coding sequence GTGGAGTGGCTGCGCGTGCTGATCGCCGTCGCCGGCGGCCTCCTGCTGCTCTGGCTGCTGATGCTGGCGGTCCTGTGGCGGGCCCGCCCCGACGGGCTGACGGCGCGGGACGCGCTGCGGTTGCTGCCCGACCTGGTGCGCCTGGTGCGCCGGCTGGCCGCCGACCGGTCGCTCCCGCGCGGGGTGCGGGTGCGGTTGTGGCTCCTGCTGGCGTACCTGCTCTCCCCGGTGGACCTGGTGCCCGACGTCGTGCCGGTGCTGGGCTACGCCGACGACGTGGTCGTCGCCGCCTGGGCGCTGCGCGCGGTGGTCCGCCGCGCCGGCGACGAGGCCCTCGTCCGGCACTGGCCCGGGGAGGCGGCCGGGCTGGCCGTGGTGCGCCGCCTGGCCGGGCTCAGCCCGCGAACGGAGGGCCTCCCACCGCACGGCTGA
- a CDS encoding DNA glycosylase AlkZ-like family protein, translating into MSSVERLPAALARRIALAAQGFAEPRPDTAVGTRQLRRLTDRLAVVQIDSVNVLSRSHYLPAFSRLGPYPRAALDDLSNRRHDLFEYWAHEASFLPVRLHPFLRWRMAAAEQEAWGSMTRVQRERPEFVAALLERVRTDGPLKASQLQEERPNRPGSMWNWHAGKAALEYLFFTGALTATARTAGFERVYDLPERVLPADVLHAPTPARGDAVRELVRTAARALGVATETDLRDYFRLSPADARTAITELADAGELLPVEVVGWNRPGWLDPEARRPRWIRARALLSPFDSLIWERPRVERIFGFRYRLEIYTPAVRRVHGYYVLPFLLGDRLVARVDLKADRRAGVLRVQAAHGEEGIERPEVAAALSAELRDMARWMALDDVVVVERGDLAPELSRAVGGPPFAG; encoded by the coding sequence GTGAGCAGCGTCGAACGGTTGCCGGCCGCGCTGGCCAGGCGCATCGCCCTGGCCGCCCAGGGTTTCGCCGAGCCGCGGCCGGACACCGCCGTCGGCACCCGGCAGCTGCGCCGGCTCACCGACCGGCTGGCCGTCGTGCAGATCGACTCGGTCAACGTGCTGTCCCGCTCGCACTACCTGCCGGCGTTCAGCCGGCTCGGCCCCTATCCACGGGCGGCGCTCGACGACCTGTCCAACCGGCGGCACGACCTGTTCGAGTACTGGGCGCACGAGGCCTCGTTCCTGCCGGTGCGCCTGCACCCGTTCCTGCGCTGGCGCATGGCCGCGGCCGAGCAGGAGGCATGGGGCTCGATGACCCGGGTGCAGCGGGAGCGGCCGGAGTTCGTGGCGGCGCTGCTGGAACGGGTGCGCACCGACGGCCCGCTCAAGGCCAGCCAGCTCCAGGAGGAGCGGCCCAACCGGCCGGGGAGCATGTGGAACTGGCACGCCGGCAAGGCGGCGCTGGAGTACCTGTTCTTCACCGGCGCGCTCACCGCCACCGCGCGCACGGCCGGCTTCGAGCGCGTGTACGACCTGCCCGAGCGGGTGCTGCCGGCCGACGTCCTGCACGCCCCCACCCCCGCCCGGGGCGACGCCGTCCGGGAGCTGGTCCGCACCGCCGCCCGGGCGCTGGGGGTGGCCACCGAGACCGACCTGCGCGACTACTTCCGGCTGAGCCCCGCCGACGCGCGGACGGCGATCACCGAGCTGGCGGACGCCGGTGAGCTGCTGCCCGTCGAGGTCGTCGGCTGGAACCGTCCCGGCTGGCTCGACCCCGAGGCCCGCCGTCCCCGGTGGATCCGGGCCCGTGCGCTGCTCAGCCCCTTCGACTCCCTGATCTGGGAGCGCCCGCGGGTGGAGCGGATCTTCGGCTTCCGCTACCGGCTGGAGATCTACACCCCGGCGGTCAGGCGGGTGCACGGCTACTACGTGCTGCCCTTCCTCCTCGGTGACCGGCTGGTCGCCCGCGTCGACCTCAAGGCCGACCGCCGGGCCGGTGTGCTTCGCGTGCAGGCCGCGCACGGCGAGGAGGGGATCGAGCGCCCCGAGGTGGCCGCGGCACTGTCCGCGGAGCTGCGGGACATGGCCCGCTGGATGGCGCTCGACGACGTCGTCGTCGTCGAGCGGGGCGACCTCGCCCCCGAGCTCAGCCGTGCGGTGGGAGGCCCTCCGTTCGCGGGCTGA
- a CDS encoding GNAT family N-acetyltransferase yields MTSDLPFPRLTGSAEVSVRPARPDDAVAVARVQGTTWRTAYRAVLPAAVLDAWDDEQVQSTWRAAISAPPSPAHRVLVAVEADTVVGFAAVVPTGEDAGTAELATLLVEPRWGRRGHGSRLLAAVTDLAAIDATRRLEVWLPESDQASAAFFESAGWVPDGWARTLDTGDAPLRELRWHTLLEDEEDPTP; encoded by the coding sequence GTGACGTCGGATCTCCCATTCCCCCGCCTCACGGGCTCGGCCGAGGTGTCGGTCCGCCCGGCGCGCCCGGACGATGCCGTCGCCGTCGCGCGCGTCCAGGGGACGACGTGGCGGACGGCGTACCGCGCCGTCCTGCCCGCCGCCGTGCTCGACGCCTGGGACGACGAACAGGTGCAGAGCACCTGGCGCGCGGCGATCTCCGCACCTCCCTCACCCGCTCACCGGGTGCTGGTGGCCGTCGAGGCCGACACGGTCGTCGGCTTCGCCGCCGTCGTCCCCACGGGCGAGGACGCGGGCACCGCCGAGCTGGCAACGCTGCTGGTCGAGCCGCGCTGGGGGCGCCGCGGGCACGGCAGTCGGTTGCTGGCGGCGGTCACCGACCTCGCGGCCATCGACGCGACCCGCCGGCTGGAGGTCTGGCTGCCGGAATCGGACCAGGCGTCCGCGGCCTTCTTCGAGTCTGCGGGGTGGGTGCCCGACGGCTGGGCGCGCACGCTCGACACCGGCGACGCACCGCTGCGCGAGCTCCGATGGCACACGCTGCTGGAGGACGAGGAGGACCCGACACCGTGA
- a CDS encoding DUF2461 domain-containing protein, translated as MTFTGFPDDGLVFYEGLEADNSKTYWTAHRDAYDICVRTPMLALLDELAAEFGPGKVFRPYRDVRFSHDKTPYKTHQGAVVNPEGRGAGAWYVQISADGLLISGGTWRLESDQIGRYRRAVADPVQGPRLEAEVERLRATGWEIQGDRLVRVPAGYSADDDRLELLKHKALHATRHWEPDDWLHTRETLDRVRAGWRDLQQLNAWFADNVGATTKEPRPRR; from the coding sequence GTGACCTTCACCGGCTTCCCGGACGACGGGCTGGTCTTCTACGAGGGGCTCGAGGCCGACAACAGCAAGACCTACTGGACCGCCCACCGGGACGCGTACGACATCTGCGTCCGAACCCCCATGCTCGCCCTGCTGGACGAGCTGGCCGCCGAGTTCGGCCCGGGCAAGGTCTTCCGCCCGTACCGCGACGTGCGGTTCAGCCACGACAAGACGCCGTACAAGACCCACCAGGGCGCCGTGGTGAACCCCGAGGGCCGCGGGGCGGGCGCCTGGTACGTGCAGATCTCCGCCGACGGCCTGCTGATCTCCGGTGGCACCTGGCGGCTCGAGTCGGACCAGATCGGGCGGTACCGCCGCGCCGTGGCCGACCCCGTGCAGGGTCCCCGGCTGGAGGCAGAGGTCGAGCGCCTGCGCGCGACCGGCTGGGAGATCCAGGGCGACCGTCTCGTACGGGTGCCGGCCGGCTACTCCGCGGACGACGACCGGCTCGAGCTCCTGAAGCACAAGGCGCTGCACGCCACCCGCCACTGGGAGCCCGACGACTGGCTGCACACGCGGGAGACCCTGGACCGCGTCCGCGCCGGGTGGCGCGACCTGCAGCAGCTCAACGCGTGGTTCGCCGACAACGTCGGGGCGACGACGAAGGAACCACGCCCCCGCCGCTGA
- the dapB gene encoding 4-hydroxy-tetrahydrodipicolinate reductase — protein MTTSDADQQPTADRDPALIPVGVLGARGRMGTEVVKAVNDAEDLELVAMVDDGDWLFNVADAGAQVVVDFTRPDVVMDNIRFCIDNNIHCVVGTTGFDEARLATVAEWLEPKPDLGVVIAPNFGIGAILLMRFAREAARFFPSVEIVELHHPNKVDAPSGTALRTARLVAAARRAAGLPPAPDATSDQLPGARGADVEGVPVHAVRLTGLVAHQEVLLGAAGESLTLRHDSFDRASFMPGVLLAVREIGRRPGLTVGIESFLGL, from the coding sequence GTGACCACCAGCGACGCCGACCAGCAGCCCACTGCCGACCGCGACCCCGCCCTGATCCCCGTGGGGGTGCTCGGCGCCCGTGGCCGCATGGGCACGGAGGTGGTCAAGGCGGTCAACGACGCCGAGGACCTCGAGCTGGTGGCGATGGTCGACGACGGCGACTGGCTGTTCAACGTGGCCGACGCCGGGGCCCAGGTGGTCGTCGACTTCACCCGGCCCGACGTGGTCATGGACAACATCCGGTTCTGCATCGACAACAACATCCACTGCGTGGTCGGGACCACCGGCTTCGACGAGGCCCGGCTGGCCACCGTCGCGGAGTGGTTGGAGCCGAAGCCCGACCTGGGCGTCGTGATCGCGCCCAACTTCGGCATCGGCGCGATCCTGCTCATGCGCTTCGCCCGGGAGGCGGCCCGCTTCTTCCCCTCGGTGGAGATCGTGGAGCTGCACCACCCCAACAAGGTCGACGCTCCCTCGGGGACCGCGTTGCGTACCGCCCGCCTGGTCGCAGCCGCCCGTCGCGCCGCCGGCCTGCCGCCCGCGCCCGACGCCACCTCCGACCAGCTGCCGGGGGCCCGGGGCGCCGACGTCGAAGGGGTGCCCGTGCACGCCGTGCGGCTGACCGGGCTGGTCGCCCACCAGGAGGTGCTCCTCGGTGCGGCGGGGGAGAGCCTCACCCTGCGGCACGACTCGTTCGACCGGGCCTCCTTCATGCCCGGCGTCCTCCTGGCCGTCCGGGAGATCGGACGCCGCCCGGGTCTCACGGTGGGGATCGAGAGCTTCCTGGGGCTGTGA
- a CDS encoding VanZ family protein, producing the protein MGAVGGTLSRVVLALVLLVSVVVLFAPASDVPSAPAGVDKVVHLLLFAGLAISARWAGGRGTPVAAGLVLYAVASELVQGLTPLARSASPADLIADVVGVLVGSLAWAWATRRKR; encoded by the coding sequence GTGGGCGCCGTCGGCGGGACCTTGTCCCGCGTCGTCCTGGCGCTGGTCCTGCTCGTGTCGGTGGTGGTGCTCTTCGCTCCCGCGTCCGACGTGCCGTCCGCCCCGGCGGGGGTCGACAAGGTCGTGCACCTGCTCCTGTTCGCCGGTCTGGCGATCAGCGCCCGGTGGGCCGGGGGGCGCGGTACGCCGGTGGCGGCGGGGCTGGTGCTCTACGCCGTCGCCAGTGAACTGGTGCAGGGCCTGACCCCGCTGGCGCGATCGGCGTCGCCGGCCGACCTGATCGCCGACGTCGTGGGGGTCCTCGTCGGCTCGCTGGCGTGGGCCTGGGCCACCCGACGGAAGCGGTGA
- a CDS encoding pitrilysin family protein — translation MITTDLIRAGAGAQAPAPVPVGTTALLDLDEVGGRVERTELPGGLRVLTETMPGVLSATLGIWVGVGSRDETPAVAGSSHFLEHLLFKGTSSRGALEIATAMDAVGGEMNAFTAKEHTCYYANVLASDLPLAVTLLADLVTDATNTAADLESERTVVLEEIAMRDDEPADAVHDLFAETLFGDTPLGRSVLGTVESIEGLTRDDVDGWYRSRYAVPSIVVTAAGRVDHQQVLDLVTAAFGDRLTGSARPAPLRTGDVELTRPASPAGLISRRTEQTHLLLGTPAMGRLDDRRYVAAVLDTAVGGGMSSRLFQEIREKRGLVYSVGSALSHYAGAGAFSVYAGCSKKRVPEVLRLVREELDRVAADGLTAEEVARARGQLRGGLVLGLEDTGSRMSRLGKSELSYGEYVPVRDVLARIDAVEESQVRSVAGGLFGQEMCLAVVGPYRESDLDRL, via the coding sequence GTGATCACGACTGATCTGATCCGGGCCGGGGCGGGTGCGCAGGCACCCGCCCCGGTTCCCGTAGGGACGACCGCGCTGCTCGACCTCGACGAGGTCGGCGGCCGGGTGGAACGCACCGAGCTGCCGGGGGGCCTGCGGGTCCTGACCGAGACGATGCCGGGCGTGCTGTCGGCGACGCTCGGCATCTGGGTGGGCGTGGGCTCGCGGGACGAGACGCCGGCGGTTGCCGGGTCGTCGCACTTCCTCGAGCACCTCCTGTTCAAGGGGACCTCCTCCCGCGGTGCGCTGGAGATCGCGACGGCCATGGACGCGGTCGGCGGTGAGATGAACGCGTTCACCGCGAAGGAGCACACCTGCTACTACGCGAACGTGCTCGCCAGCGACCTGCCCCTGGCCGTGACGCTGCTGGCGGACCTGGTCACCGACGCGACGAACACCGCGGCCGATCTCGAGTCCGAGCGCACGGTGGTGCTGGAGGAGATCGCCATGCGCGACGACGAGCCCGCCGACGCCGTCCACGACCTGTTCGCCGAGACCCTCTTCGGCGACACCCCGCTGGGGCGCTCGGTGCTGGGCACCGTCGAGTCGATCGAGGGGCTCACCCGCGACGACGTCGACGGCTGGTACCGGTCCCGCTATGCGGTGCCGTCCATCGTGGTGACGGCGGCCGGGCGGGTGGACCACCAGCAGGTGCTCGACCTGGTCACCGCCGCGTTCGGGGACCGGCTCACCGGATCGGCGCGCCCTGCCCCGCTGCGCACCGGGGACGTCGAGCTGACCCGCCCGGCGAGCCCGGCCGGCTTGATCTCCCGGCGCACCGAGCAGACGCACCTGCTGCTCGGCACGCCGGCGATGGGCCGGCTGGACGACCGCCGGTACGTGGCCGCCGTCCTCGACACCGCCGTGGGTGGAGGGATGAGCTCACGGCTGTTCCAGGAGATCCGCGAGAAGCGCGGGCTGGTCTACAGCGTCGGCTCGGCGCTGAGCCACTACGCGGGTGCGGGGGCCTTCTCCGTCTACGCCGGCTGCTCGAAGAAGCGGGTCCCCGAGGTGCTGCGGCTGGTCCGGGAGGAGCTCGACCGGGTCGCCGCCGACGGGCTGACCGCCGAGGAGGTGGCGCGGGCCCGTGGCCAGCTCCGGGGCGGGCTCGTCCTCGGCCTCGAGGACACCGGCTCCCGGATGAGCCGGCTGGGCAAGAGCGAACTCTCCTACGGCGAGTACGTGCCGGTGCGCGACGTGCTGGCCCGGATCGACGCCGTGGAGGAGTCGCAGGTGCGCTCCGTCGCGGGCGGGCTGTTCGGCCAGGAGATGTGCCTGGCGGTGGTCGGCCCCTACCGCGAGTCCGACCTCGATCGTCTCTGA